The Methylobacterium sp. PvR107 genome contains a region encoding:
- a CDS encoding efflux RND transporter permease subunit: MISRILAVSVRQRWLVLLLVLLASGFGAVALTKLPIDAVPDITNNQVQINTLAPSLSPADVERQVTYPVETALAGIKGLEYTRSLSRNGFSQITAVFAESLDIYFARQQVAERIAQAREDLPSGVEPRMGPISTGLGEITMWSIQYAPLPERATVPAGQPGWQPDGSYRTPEGQDLRTELERVAYLRTVQDWIIRPQIKSVAGVAGVDAIGGFEKQYHVQPDPTTLTALDLSFADVARALQANNSNQGARYLEDNGESYVVRAAGRLEGPEAIADVVVASRGGVPVRIRDVATVRIGRDLRTGSASENGQETVIGTALMRIGENSRTVAAAVDARLAQIRRTLPPGIVVQTVLDRTQLVEATIRTVGWNLAEGAALVIVVLFLLLGNIRAALIAALVIPAAMLMTVTGMVEGKISANLMSLGALDFGLIVDGAVIITENALRHLAERQHAIGRALTREERLETVRNSAEEMIKPSLYGQAIIILVYVPLLTFTGVEGKMFQPMALTVILALASAFVLSLTFVPALIAIALTGRVTESENPLVRGLKALYRPLLAAAIRAPAPFVGAALLLLAGAGLLATRLGTEFIPLLDEKSIALNATRIPSTSLTQSQAMQLKVERAIAKFPQVAYVFSKTGTAEVATDPMPPNSSDTFVMLKPQADWPDPALSKAELQERIEASLGELAGNTYEFSQPIQLRFNELLAGTRGDLAVKVFGDAFEPMLDTANRIAAILRGIPGADDVKVEQITGLPVFEIRIDRTEAARLGLSTGAIQEVIGAAMGGKEAGFVFEGDRRVPIVVRLTDQVREDREALENLPVPLPPGVNGRAASVLLRQVAQFSVSEGPNQISRENGRRRVVVTANVRGRDIGSLVAEAQVKVAAQVTLPAGASVTWGGQFENLASAQARLTVVVPVCFFLIFLLLTSALGGARDALLVFSAVPLALTGGIAALWLRGMPLSVPAAVGFIALSGVAVLNGLVMLTFIKQRVAEGRPLQAAIREGALTRLRPVAMTALVASLGFVPMALATGTGAEVQRPLATVVIGGLISATLLTLVVLPALYARFGRRAPAAAGRRAPFPEPRADRAA, translated from the coding sequence ATGATCAGCCGCATCCTCGCCGTCTCGGTCCGCCAGCGCTGGCTGGTGCTGCTCCTCGTGCTGCTGGCATCGGGCTTCGGCGCCGTCGCGCTCACGAAGCTGCCGATCGACGCGGTGCCCGACATCACCAACAACCAGGTCCAGATCAACACCCTGGCCCCGTCCCTGTCGCCGGCCGACGTCGAGCGGCAGGTCACCTATCCGGTCGAGACCGCGCTCGCCGGCATCAAGGGCCTCGAATACACCCGCTCGCTCTCGCGCAACGGCTTCTCACAGATCACCGCGGTCTTCGCCGAATCCCTCGACATCTACTTCGCCCGCCAGCAGGTCGCCGAGCGCATCGCCCAGGCGCGGGAGGACCTGCCCTCCGGGGTCGAGCCGCGGATGGGCCCGATCTCCACGGGCTTGGGCGAGATCACCATGTGGTCGATCCAGTATGCCCCGCTGCCTGAGCGCGCGACCGTGCCGGCCGGCCAGCCGGGCTGGCAGCCGGACGGCAGCTACCGGACCCCGGAGGGCCAGGATCTCAGGACGGAGCTGGAGCGGGTCGCCTACCTGCGCACGGTGCAGGACTGGATCATCCGGCCGCAGATCAAGTCCGTCGCGGGCGTCGCCGGCGTCGACGCGATCGGCGGCTTCGAGAAGCAGTACCACGTCCAGCCGGACCCCACGACGCTGACCGCCCTCGACCTCTCCTTCGCGGACGTCGCCCGGGCGCTCCAGGCCAACAATTCCAACCAGGGCGCCCGCTACCTGGAGGATAACGGCGAGAGCTACGTGGTGCGCGCCGCCGGCCGCCTGGAGGGCCCGGAGGCGATCGCCGACGTGGTGGTGGCCAGCCGCGGCGGCGTGCCGGTGCGGATCCGCGACGTCGCCACGGTGCGGATCGGGCGCGACCTGCGCACCGGCTCGGCCAGCGAGAACGGGCAGGAGACGGTCATCGGCACCGCCCTGATGCGGATCGGCGAGAACAGCCGCACGGTGGCGGCCGCCGTCGATGCCCGCCTGGCGCAGATCCGGCGTACCCTGCCCCCCGGCATCGTCGTCCAGACCGTCCTCGACCGGACGCAGCTCGTCGAGGCCACGATCCGCACGGTGGGCTGGAATCTCGCGGAGGGGGCCGCCCTCGTGATCGTCGTGCTGTTCCTGCTCCTCGGCAACATCCGGGCGGCGCTGATCGCGGCCCTCGTCATCCCGGCCGCCATGCTGATGACCGTGACCGGCATGGTCGAGGGGAAGATCTCCGCCAACCTGATGAGCCTCGGGGCGCTCGATTTCGGGCTGATCGTCGACGGGGCGGTGATCATCACCGAGAACGCCCTGCGCCACCTCGCCGAGCGGCAGCACGCAATCGGGCGCGCCCTCACCCGGGAGGAGCGGCTGGAGACGGTCCGCAACTCCGCCGAGGAGATGATCAAGCCGTCCCTGTACGGGCAGGCAATCATCATCCTGGTCTACGTCCCGCTCCTGACCTTCACGGGCGTCGAGGGCAAGATGTTCCAGCCGATGGCGCTGACCGTCATCCTCGCGCTGGCTTCGGCCTTCGTGCTGTCCCTGACCTTCGTGCCGGCCCTGATCGCCATCGCGCTGACCGGCCGGGTCACCGAGTCGGAGAACCCCCTCGTCCGGGGCCTGAAGGCGCTCTACCGGCCCCTCCTCGCCGCGGCGATCCGGGCGCCCGCCCCGTTCGTCGGGGCGGCGCTGCTGCTCCTCGCGGGCGCCGGCCTGCTCGCCACCCGGCTCGGGACCGAGTTCATCCCGCTCCTCGACGAGAAGAGCATCGCGCTGAACGCCACCCGGATCCCGTCCACGTCGCTGACCCAGTCGCAGGCGATGCAGCTCAAGGTGGAGCGGGCGATCGCCAAGTTCCCGCAGGTCGCCTACGTGTTCTCGAAGACCGGCACCGCCGAGGTCGCCACCGACCCGATGCCGCCGAATTCCTCCGACACGTTCGTCATGCTCAAGCCGCAGGCGGATTGGCCCGACCCGGCCCTGTCGAAGGCTGAACTGCAGGAGCGGATCGAGGCGTCCTTAGGCGAGCTCGCCGGCAATACTTACGAGTTCTCCCAGCCGATCCAGCTGCGCTTCAACGAGCTGCTCGCCGGGACCCGGGGCGACCTCGCCGTGAAGGTGTTCGGCGATGCCTTCGAGCCGATGCTGGACACCGCCAACCGGATCGCCGCGATCCTGCGCGGGATCCCGGGGGCCGACGACGTGAAGGTCGAGCAGATCACCGGCCTGCCGGTCTTCGAGATCCGGATCGACCGGACCGAGGCGGCGCGGCTGGGGCTCAGCACCGGGGCGATCCAGGAGGTGATCGGCGCCGCCATGGGCGGGAAGGAAGCCGGATTCGTCTTCGAGGGCGACCGGCGCGTGCCGATCGTCGTCCGCCTGACCGACCAGGTCCGGGAGGACCGGGAGGCCCTGGAGAACCTGCCGGTCCCCCTCCCGCCGGGCGTGAACGGCCGGGCCGCCTCCGTGCTCCTGCGGCAGGTGGCGCAGTTCTCGGTGAGTGAGGGGCCGAACCAGATCAGCCGCGAGAACGGCCGCCGCCGGGTCGTGGTCACCGCCAATGTCCGCGGGCGCGACATCGGCTCGCTGGTGGCGGAGGCGCAAGTGAAGGTCGCCGCGCAGGTGACCCTGCCGGCGGGCGCCTCCGTGACCTGGGGCGGCCAGTTCGAGAACCTCGCCTCGGCCCAGGCGCGGCTCACCGTGGTGGTGCCGGTCTGCTTCTTCCTGATCTTCCTGCTGCTCACCTCGGCGCTCGGCGGCGCGCGGGACGCGCTCCTGGTGTTCAGCGCGGTGCCGCTGGCGCTCACCGGCGGCATCGCGGCCCTGTGGCTGCGCGGGATGCCGCTCTCGGTGCCGGCCGCGGTCGGCTTCATCGCCCTCTCGGGGGTGGCGGTGCTCAACGGCCTGGTGATGCTGACCTTCATCAAGCAGCGCGTCGCCGAGGGCCGGCCGCTGCAGGCGGCGATCCGCGAGGGCGCCCTCACCCGGCTGCGGCCGGTGGCGATGACCGCGCTGGTCGCCTCCCTGGGCTTCGTGCCGATGGCGCTCGCCACCGGGACGGGGGCGGAGGTGCAGCGGCCGCTCGCCACCGTGGTGATCGGCGGCCTGATCAGCGCGACCCTGCTGACCCTGGTGGTGCTGCCGGCGCTCTACGCGCGGTTCGGCCGGCGCGCGCCGGCGGCGGCCGGGCGGCGCGCGCCTTTCCCGGAGCCGCGGGCGGACCGTGCGGCCTGA
- a CDS encoding DNA-3-methyladenine glycosylase family protein, translating into MLDPEIYAHLLDAAGAHPPLRAALVEAGPIAIAPPAHPSVADRLFVEVVNQQLSTRAAAAIWARIEAAAAAAASSPRGLFEAGDADLLRGCGISGNKVRALQAIVAAEAAGLLGPDLAALPHPERATVLCGIRGIGPWTADMVGIFHFHDPDIWPEGDVAAVGCLRRLTGRDDTRDVAAAFAPYRSILARYLWRIKDTAAAVPARAPRPEPRPGPGNRVTDGRGSAIRRRRPGP; encoded by the coding sequence ATGCTCGATCCCGAGATCTATGCCCATCTTCTTGACGCGGCTGGCGCGCATCCGCCGCTGCGTGCGGCCCTCGTGGAGGCCGGGCCGATCGCCATCGCGCCGCCCGCGCACCCGAGCGTCGCGGATCGCCTGTTCGTCGAGGTGGTCAACCAGCAGCTCTCCACCCGGGCCGCCGCGGCGATCTGGGCGCGGATCGAGGCCGCAGCGGCTGCGGCGGCCTCAAGCCCGCGCGGCCTGTTCGAGGCCGGGGACGCGGATCTCCTGCGCGGCTGCGGGATTTCGGGCAACAAGGTCCGCGCCCTCCAGGCGATCGTCGCGGCGGAGGCGGCGGGGCTGCTCGGGCCCGACCTCGCCGCGCTTCCGCACCCGGAGCGCGCGACGGTCCTGTGCGGCATCCGTGGCATCGGCCCCTGGACGGCCGACATGGTCGGCATCTTCCATTTCCACGATCCGGACATCTGGCCCGAAGGCGACGTGGCGGCGGTGGGCTGCCTGCGCCGCCTCACCGGCCGGGACGACACGCGCGACGTGGCAGCGGCCTTCGCGCCGTACCGCTCGATCCTGGCCCGTTACCTGTGGCGCATCAAGGACACGGCCGCGGCGGTGCCCGCCCGCGCGCCGCGCCCGGAGCCTCGGCCCGGCCCCGGAAACCGGGTGACGGACGGCCGGGGATCGGCTATCCGTCGGCGCCGCCCGGGCCCGTAG
- a CDS encoding metallophosphoesterase, with the protein MAIYFTADTHFGDPHILRHRRGRFGSVEAHDEALVAGWNAVVGPEDSVWHLGDFAAHASRAHCAAIFARLNGTKRLVRGNHDSNRVLDLPWAEPPVDSARLSVPDAQGRTHRLFLSHYAHRAWPGLWRETRHLYGHSHGWLPDTTRSCDVGIDAWHDRPATLEAILARQEAAALVPEELAAHGLR; encoded by the coding sequence ATGGCGATCTACTTCACCGCGGACACGCATTTCGGCGATCCGCACATCCTCCGCCATCGCCGGGGGCGCTTCGGCAGCGTCGAAGCCCATGACGAGGCCCTGGTCGCCGGCTGGAACGCCGTCGTCGGACCGGAGGATTCCGTCTGGCATCTCGGCGACTTCGCCGCCCATGCGAGCCGCGCCCATTGCGCGGCGATCTTCGCGCGGCTGAACGGGACGAAGCGCCTCGTCCGCGGCAACCACGATTCGAACCGGGTGCTGGATCTGCCGTGGGCGGAGCCGCCGGTGGACAGCGCCCGCCTGTCGGTCCCGGACGCGCAGGGACGGACGCACCGCCTGTTCCTGTCGCATTACGCGCACCGGGCCTGGCCGGGCCTGTGGCGGGAGACCCGCCACCTCTACGGACACAGCCACGGCTGGCTGCCCGACACCACCCGCTCCTGCGATGTCGGAATCGATGCCTGGCATGATCGCCCGGCCACCCTCGAGGCGATCCTGGCGCGCCAGGAGGCCGCCGCGCTGGTGCCGGAGGAACTCGCCGCCCACGGGCTGCGCTGA
- a CDS encoding DUF6894 family protein, whose product MPRYFFDIHDGQLQPDTEGTECADFEAARREAMISLPEIARWIIPSDGDNQAFTVLVRDEGGALVYTATLTFAALRLDSGPDSGRGPTG is encoded by the coding sequence TTGCCCCGCTACTTCTTCGACATACACGACGGCCAGCTCCAACCGGATACCGAGGGAACGGAGTGCGCGGACTTCGAGGCTGCCCGCCGGGAAGCGATGATCAGCCTGCCGGAGATCGCGCGCTGGATCATCCCGAGCGACGGTGACAATCAGGCCTTTACCGTGCTGGTCCGGGACGAAGGCGGGGCTCTCGTCTACACGGCCACGCTGACCTTCGCGGCCCTGCGGCTGGACAGCGGGCCCGATTCCGGGCGCGGCCCGACCGGGTAG
- a CDS encoding TOBE domain-containing protein: MTHGARNDSPATVTAIKRGDVMAQVAVVLVGTADRMASVMTVDSLEERGLKDGATVHVLAKAVNVLLVKP, from the coding sequence ATGACGCACGGCGCGCGCAACGACAGCCCCGCCACGGTGACGGCGATCAAGCGTGGGGATGTCATGGCCCAGGTCGCGGTCGTGCTCGTCGGCACCGCCGATCGCATGGCCTCGGTGATGACGGTCGATTCCCTCGAAGAGCGGGGTCTCAAGGATGGCGCCACCGTCCACGTCCTGGCCAAGGCGGTGAACGTGCTGCTCGTGAAGCCGTAG
- a CDS encoding efflux RND transporter periplasmic adaptor subunit gives MRILPSAAFLAAGIAVGAALSPLPDGLRQALAAAGLVRPPAAGEGRDPDHSGPADRPAVPGQAHDAHGHESGEAHAEDAIRMRPDQVAGQDITTRTVAGGTLARHLLVPGTITPDTDRIARVPARVVGTVAEMRKRLGDAVQANEIVAILDSREVADAKSEYLTALVQAELQKINFERQQKLLASRTASEAAFETARAAYLENQLRVDLARQKLSALGLDAAEVAAAQKRDEATPNQSTLRRYPLRAPLAGRIVERKVDVGTAVGKEGDPADLYTVADLSTVWIELSVPTLDLAQVREGARVTITPGRASDAQPRADGRLIFVSPFLNADTRSARVIVALPNPDGAWRPGTFVTAEVEIAQDAVPVRIPKTAVQTVAGRSVVFVRNPDGFEKRPVTLGRSDDEAYEVTAGLEPGAEIAVGNSFLLKAELGKADADHDH, from the coding sequence ATGCGCATTCTCCCGTCCGCGGCCTTCCTGGCCGCCGGCATCGCCGTCGGCGCTGCCCTGTCACCCCTGCCCGACGGCCTGCGCCAAGCGCTCGCCGCCGCCGGCCTGGTGCGTCCCCCGGCCGCCGGTGAGGGCCGCGATCCGGACCATTCCGGTCCGGCGGACCGGCCGGCGGTCCCGGGCCAGGCCCACGACGCGCACGGGCACGAGTCGGGGGAGGCCCACGCGGAGGATGCGATCCGGATGCGGCCCGACCAGGTCGCGGGCCAGGACATCACCACCCGGACGGTGGCGGGCGGCACGCTGGCGCGCCATCTCCTCGTGCCCGGCACCATCACCCCCGACACCGACCGGATCGCCCGGGTCCCGGCCCGGGTGGTCGGCACCGTGGCGGAGATGCGCAAGCGCCTCGGCGACGCCGTGCAGGCGAACGAGATCGTCGCCATCCTCGACAGCCGCGAGGTCGCCGACGCCAAGAGCGAGTATCTCACCGCCCTGGTCCAGGCCGAGCTGCAGAAGATCAACTTCGAGCGCCAGCAGAAGCTGCTCGCCTCGCGCACCGCCTCGGAGGCGGCCTTCGAGACCGCCCGAGCCGCCTATCTCGAGAATCAGCTCCGGGTCGACCTGGCCCGTCAGAAGCTGTCGGCGCTCGGCCTCGACGCCGCCGAGGTGGCGGCCGCCCAGAAGCGCGACGAGGCCACGCCGAACCAGTCGACCCTGCGCCGCTATCCCCTGCGGGCGCCGCTCGCCGGCCGCATCGTCGAGCGCAAGGTCGATGTCGGCACGGCGGTCGGCAAGGAGGGCGATCCGGCGGACCTCTACACGGTGGCGGACCTCTCCACGGTCTGGATCGAGCTGTCGGTGCCGACGCTCGATCTCGCCCAGGTGCGGGAGGGCGCCCGGGTCACGATCACGCCCGGCCGGGCGAGCGACGCGCAGCCCCGCGCGGACGGTCGGCTGATCTTCGTCAGCCCGTTCCTCAATGCCGACACGCGCTCGGCCCGGGTGATCGTCGCCCTTCCGAATCCCGACGGCGCCTGGCGGCCCGGCACCTTCGTCACCGCCGAGGTCGAGATCGCGCAGGACGCGGTCCCGGTCCGGATCCCCAAGACGGCCGTCCAGACGGTCGCGGGCCGGAGCGTCGTCTTCGTGCGCAATCCGGACGGGTTCGAGAAGCGGCCGGTCACCCTCGGCCGGTCCGACGACGAGGCCTACGAGGTCACCGCCGGGCTCGAGCCCGGGGCCGAGATCGCGGTCGGCAATTCCTTCCTGCTGAAGGCCGAGCTCGGCAAGGCCGACGCCGACCACGACCATTGA